The Rhododendron vialii isolate Sample 1 chromosome 6a, ASM3025357v1 genome includes a window with the following:
- the LOC131329378 gene encoding putative E3 ubiquitin-protein ligase RING1a isoform X2: protein MTKKKKKRRIPMEAVRLTTLQNYPRIIKKTRTVMGCMHRFCRECIDKSMRLGNNECPACRTHCASRRSLRDDPEFDAMIEILYDDIEKYEEEELAFHEEEKTRNKQIQASIAQISQRQSEALVTRRKAGKEARLPRNSGNSYPRRRRNTRGTEPEGSDDNEDENNHDGNKDSSSSDDRGTETKRRRYRKRAGAQPSQPSPSAANSEGGAIENDLEASRESKGTSCGPVNPEMLAWGKGGARSKSVRNTRIMKLTKYLENLKEKDDKLDVNLMLISLEKQRMQGLRHLYLCCPPGFSVECLKDYVAHETQLRTEDIEILLVKKLFSPNGFQTTVDPSTLMDNNDVLQIVGGQETLAGIRPDCASNRNHLVLAYRLKERYDCEPKAGL, encoded by the exons GGATCATTAAGAAAACAAGAACTGTGATGGGATGCATGCACCGTTTTTGTAGGGAGTGCATTGACAAGTCAATGCGCCTGGG GAATAATGAGTGTCCTGCCTGTCGTACACATTGTGCCAGTCGACGTTCTTTGAGAGATGATCCAGAATTTGATGCCATGATTGAGATCCTATATGATGACATTGAGAAGTATGAAGAGGAG GAATTGGCTTTTCATGAAGAGGAGAAGACTCGCAACAAGCAG ATTCAAGCATCAATCGCCCAGATTTCGCAGCGACAATCAGAAGCACTCGTAACACGGCGCAAAGCGGGTAAAGAAGCAAGATTACCACGCAATAGTGGGAATTCTTATcctagaagaagaagaaacaccaGGGGAACAGAGCCTGAAGGATCTGATGATAACGAGGAtgaaaataatcatgatgggaACAAAGATTCATCATCATCTGATGATCGAGGAACGGAAACTAAGCGGAGGAGGTACAGGAAAAGGGCAGGGGCTCAGCCCTCCCAGCCTTCTCCCTCAGCTGCAAATTCAGAAGGTGGAGCCATTGAAAATGATTTAGAAGCAAGCAGAGAAAGTAAAGGTACTTCATGTGGGCCTGTCAACCCAGAAATGCTTGCTTGGGGAAAAGGGGGTGCTCGGAGCAAGAGTGTCCGGAACACCCGCATAATGAAGCTGACTAAATATCTTGAAAACTTGAAGGAGAAGGATGACAAG TTAGATGTCAATCTCATGCTTATTTCTTTGGAGAAACAAAGAATGCAAGGTTTGCGGCACCTCTACCTCTGTTGCCCACCAGGCTTTTCAGTTGAATGCCTCAAGGAT TATGTTGCTCATGAGACCCAATTACGGACTGAAGATATTGAAATACTATTGGTGAAGAAGCTCTTCAGTCCCAACGGTTTTCAGACCACTGTTGACCCTTCAACCTTAATGGACAACAACGATGTGCTGCAAATTGTTGGAGGGCAAGAAACTTTGGCAGGAATCAGACCAGATTGTGCTTCAAATAGAAACCATTTG GTTCTGGCATATCGACTCAAGGAGAGATACGACTGTGAACCCAAAGCGGGCCTTTAG